A section of the Methanobrevibacter sp. genome encodes:
- a CDS encoding aspartate dehydrogenase, with protein MKVGIIGCGAIANIITTSIVPEENDIEIAYFFDKDIERAENLASLADGVAVLDFDDMLYKVDLILECAAPVSVKEYAPKVLSHGIDMIVMSIGALMDNEFYKELESLAKQNNAKIHLPSGAIVGLDGIKAVAKFGLKEVSLVTRKSPKSLGKDIDSEEVLFEGKASQAVKEFPLNINVAATISIACQKDIDVKIIVDPNVDRNVHEITAKGDFGEFKTTTMNYPCAANPKTSMLAALSAIRLLKSFNETISVGM; from the coding sequence ATGAAAGTAGGTATTATAGGCTGTGGAGCTATTGCTAACATTATTACAACCAGCATAGTTCCTGAAGAAAACGATATTGAAATTGCATATTTTTTTGATAAGGATATTGAAAGAGCTGAAAATTTAGCAAGTTTGGCTGATGGAGTTGCAGTGCTTGACTTTGATGACATGTTGTATAAGGTTGACTTGATATTGGAATGTGCTGCGCCAGTGTCTGTTAAAGAATATGCTCCAAAAGTATTGTCTCATGGAATTGATATGATTGTAATGAGTATTGGTGCATTAATGGATAATGAATTTTATAAAGAACTGGAATCATTGGCTAAACAGAATAATGCTAAGATACACTTGCCTTCTGGAGCAATTGTCGGTTTGGATGGAATTAAGGCTGTTGCCAAATTCGGTCTTAAGGAAGTGAGTCTTGTTACAAGAAAATCACCAAAATCATTAGGCAAAGACATCGACAGTGAAGAAGTGCTATTTGAAGGTAAAGCTTCTCAGGCCGTTAAGGAATTTCCATTAAACATAAATGTGGCTGCAACAATAAGCATTGCATGTCAAAAGGACATTGATGTTAAAATTATAGTTGATCCAAATGTTGATAGAAATGTGCATGAAATCACAGCTAAAGGGGACTTTGGTGAGTTTAAAACAACTACTATGAATTATCCTTGTGCAGCTAATCCTAAAACAAGCATGTTGGCGGCACTTTCAGCTATTCGTTTGCTTAAAAGTTTCAATGAAACCATTAGTGTGGGAATGTAA
- a CDS encoding PRC-barrel domain-containing protein, with protein MVEVSKLRSLDIYTNTGHYVGRVEDVILNIRLGTISKLQVRAIEQQPKPAGFVNSFLGSIRGEMPEDNNMRSFQSDLLTVDFDKVQAIGDIMLINPRDMKKVTPEPQIPEVAAPKPETPQPQGETQSQFETERL; from the coding sequence ATGGTAGAAGTTTCAAAATTACGCAGTTTAGATATTTATACCAACACAGGACACTATGTTGGTCGTGTAGAAGATGTTATTTTAAATATTAGGTTAGGAACTATTTCAAAATTACAAGTTAGAGCTATTGAACAACAACCAAAACCTGCTGGATTTGTTAACTCATTTTTAGGAAGCATTCGTGGAGAAATGCCTGAAGATAATAACATGAGATCTTTCCAAAGTGATTTATTAACAGTTGATTTTGATAAAGTTCAAGCTATCGGGGACATTATGTTAATTAATCCTAGAGATATGAAAAAAGTTACTCCTGAACCACAAATCCCTGAAGTAGCTGCTCCTAAACCAGAAACTCCTCAACCACAAGGCGAAACTCAAAGCCAATTTGAAACTGAAAGATTATAA